One genomic window of Cupriavidus oxalaticus includes the following:
- a CDS encoding ABC transporter ATP-binding protein: MGKIQVTGVGKAYRQYSSRWSRLLEWIIPGNGVRHHLKWVLRDISFEVKAGEAVGIVGINGAGKSTLLKMITGTSQPTAGAITVSGRVAAMLELGMGFHPDFTGRQNVYMAGQLLGLSVPEIDALIPEIQEFAEIGDYFDEPVRTYSSGMQMRVAFSVATAKRPDILIVDEALSVGDTYFQHKSFERIRKFRAEGTTLLIVSHDKMAIQSICDRAILLNAGRLEREGSPEEIMDFYNAMLAERESDLVRTRKLEDGRTEVSSGTGEATVVDIGLYNHRDERVEVIDVGTEVTLRIKVAAQAHIPRLVCGYMIKDRVGQPVFGTNSDIKRFPLSDVVAGEAITFEYRFPLNLGAGSYSIATALTSTDTHMVNNYEWRDLALVFTVANLSREHFIGSAWLDSRLEIIRT; the protein is encoded by the coding sequence ATGGGCAAGATACAGGTTACAGGGGTTGGCAAGGCGTACCGGCAATATTCGAGCCGCTGGTCGCGCCTGCTGGAGTGGATTATTCCCGGGAACGGGGTGCGACATCACCTGAAATGGGTGTTGCGCGACATCAGTTTTGAAGTCAAGGCAGGCGAGGCAGTCGGTATTGTCGGTATCAATGGTGCTGGCAAGAGTACGCTGCTGAAGATGATTACAGGGACCAGCCAGCCTACGGCAGGGGCTATCACCGTATCTGGTCGAGTGGCGGCCATGCTTGAGTTGGGCATGGGTTTCCATCCTGATTTTACCGGTCGGCAGAACGTTTATATGGCGGGGCAGTTGCTTGGTTTGTCCGTGCCAGAGATCGACGCGCTCATTCCGGAGATTCAGGAGTTCGCCGAGATCGGTGATTACTTTGACGAGCCGGTCCGCACTTATTCAAGTGGCATGCAAATGCGGGTTGCGTTCAGCGTGGCCACCGCGAAACGACCGGATATTCTGATTGTTGATGAGGCGTTATCGGTCGGCGATACTTATTTTCAACACAAGAGTTTCGAGCGGATTAGAAAATTCCGCGCCGAGGGCACCACGTTGCTGATTGTGTCGCACGACAAAATGGCAATCCAGTCCATCTGCGACCGCGCGATCCTGCTTAATGCAGGGCGCCTCGAACGGGAAGGCTCTCCTGAAGAGATCATGGATTTTTATAATGCCATGCTCGCCGAACGGGAGAGTGACCTGGTGCGGACTCGCAAGCTGGAGGACGGTCGTACCGAGGTGTCGTCCGGTACCGGTGAGGCAACCGTTGTTGATATTGGACTGTATAACCACCGCGATGAGCGTGTGGAAGTCATTGATGTTGGCACCGAAGTCACGTTGCGAATCAAGGTTGCAGCCCAGGCCCATATCCCGCGGCTGGTTTGTGGCTACATGATAAAGGATCGGGTCGGGCAGCCGGTGTTCGGCACCAATTCTGACATCAAGCGCTTCCCCTTATCAGATGTGGTAGCGGGCGAAGCCATAACTTTTGAATACCGATTCCCTTTGAATCTCGGCGCGGGTAGTTATTCGATCGCGACGGCGCTTACAAGCACCGATACGCATATGGTCAACAACTACGAGTGGCGTGACCTGGCATTGGTGTTTACTGTCGCAAATCTTTCCCGCGAACACTTCATTGGCTCAGCCTGGCTGGACTCGCGCCTGGAGATTATTCGCACATGA
- a CDS encoding ABC transporter permease, whose protein sequence is MIKAGQLGAIWSYRGFIAGSAKREFQSRYQNSILGAAWLIINPLAMIVVYTVIFSQMMRSRLPGIDSHLAYSIYLCAGSLTWTYFAEVTTRSINVFVDNANLIKKISFPRICLPVIVIVNSTINFGIIFGIFVCFLVISGNFPGWVFFDVFPVLGVQILFSIGLGMILGVLNVFFRDVGQLFGVLIQFWFWLTPIVYPVTVLPEKIKELLAFNPMAAVVGAYQDILVKHVEPQWSSLLPCLIAGLVMCALGLRLFRNRSGELVDEL, encoded by the coding sequence TTGATTAAGGCTGGTCAACTTGGCGCGATCTGGAGCTATCGCGGTTTCATAGCGGGTAGTGCAAAGCGGGAGTTTCAGTCGCGCTATCAGAATTCGATTCTTGGTGCGGCTTGGCTGATTATCAATCCACTTGCCATGATCGTCGTGTATACCGTCATCTTTTCGCAGATGATGCGATCGCGGCTGCCTGGCATCGATAGTCATCTTGCATACAGTATTTATCTGTGCGCAGGTTCGCTGACATGGACATATTTTGCCGAGGTTACGACCAGATCAATCAACGTATTTGTTGATAATGCTAATCTGATCAAAAAGATAAGCTTTCCGAGAATTTGCCTCCCGGTGATCGTGATTGTCAATAGTACGATCAACTTCGGCATTATTTTCGGAATCTTTGTTTGTTTCCTAGTGATCTCCGGAAACTTCCCAGGCTGGGTATTCTTCGATGTATTCCCGGTACTCGGTGTGCAAATCCTGTTCTCCATCGGCCTGGGGATGATTCTGGGGGTGCTGAACGTTTTCTTCCGGGACGTTGGCCAGTTGTTTGGGGTGTTGATCCAGTTCTGGTTCTGGCTCACCCCTATCGTCTATCCGGTCACGGTGCTGCCGGAGAAAATTAAGGAATTGCTCGCGTTCAATCCCATGGCTGCAGTAGTTGGTGCCTACCAGGATATTCTCGTGAAGCATGTGGAGCCCCAATGGTCGTCACTTCTGCCGTGCCTGATTGCCGGTTTGGTAATGTGTGCACTCGGCTTGCGGTTATTCCGCAATCGTTCTGGTGAACTTGTGGACGAACTCTGA
- a CDS encoding mannose-1-phosphate guanylyltransferase/mannose-6-phosphate isomerase — protein MQIIPVIISGGAGTRLWPVSREAFPKPLLKLADGESLLQKTFKRATLFDDVPEVVLVTNRETYFLTRDECQEVNGDQIPLGFVLEPFGRNTAGAVASAACWIAQHHGEGAVMLVLPADHLIEDLDKFRSAVDAAAAAAIEGRIVTFGIRPTAPETGYGYIEFDSEQGLDGVHPVVRFVEKPKLDVAEAMLAGGKHLWNSGMFCFSARTILKEFARFTPDMLTACERSISAGAVSTANGCRSVELEPSQFKHVTDISIDYAVMEKSDRVSIVPSDMGWSDIGSWHSISELTPPDSQGNRIYGEALLHGVSNCYIKSDARVVGAVGVDNLIIVDTPDALLVANRDCTQDVKHIVGQLKRNGHESYKIHKTAHRPWGTYTVLEESDRFKIKRIVVKPGAQLSLQMHHHRSEHWIVVSGTADVVNGDQVISLQPNQSTYIPAGHKHRLINPGVMDLVLIEVQCGEYLGEDDIVRFEDKYGRAN, from the coding sequence ATGCAAATCATTCCAGTCATTATCTCCGGTGGTGCAGGAACTCGTCTCTGGCCGGTTTCCCGTGAGGCATTCCCAAAGCCGCTTCTGAAGCTTGCTGATGGTGAAAGTTTGCTGCAGAAGACTTTTAAGCGGGCCACTTTGTTTGACGATGTGCCGGAAGTGGTGCTGGTGACGAATCGCGAGACTTACTTCCTCACCCGAGACGAATGCCAGGAAGTCAACGGCGACCAGATCCCCCTGGGTTTTGTGCTGGAGCCTTTTGGTCGCAACACGGCCGGTGCGGTGGCGTCTGCCGCCTGCTGGATTGCGCAGCATCACGGGGAGGGCGCAGTTATGTTGGTTCTCCCGGCTGACCACCTGATCGAAGACCTGGACAAGTTCCGGTCTGCCGTGGACGCGGCAGCCGCTGCCGCAATTGAAGGTCGTATCGTGACCTTCGGGATTCGCCCGACCGCGCCCGAAACTGGCTATGGCTACATCGAGTTCGATAGTGAGCAAGGGCTGGACGGTGTCCACCCGGTGGTGCGATTCGTAGAGAAGCCAAAGCTCGATGTCGCGGAGGCCATGCTCGCGGGCGGGAAGCACCTGTGGAATTCCGGCATGTTCTGCTTCTCTGCTCGAACAATTCTTAAAGAATTCGCTCGCTTCACGCCGGATATGCTGACGGCCTGCGAACGAAGTATTTCGGCCGGCGCGGTATCAACGGCCAATGGCTGCCGGTCTGTCGAACTCGAGCCCTCGCAATTCAAGCATGTGACAGATATTTCCATCGACTACGCCGTCATGGAGAAATCTGACCGGGTGTCGATTGTTCCGAGTGATATGGGTTGGAGTGATATTGGCTCGTGGCATTCCATCAGTGAATTGACGCCGCCCGACTCTCAGGGCAATCGCATTTATGGTGAAGCGCTTTTGCATGGTGTCAGCAATTGCTACATTAAGAGCGACGCGCGGGTAGTTGGCGCAGTGGGCGTTGATAACTTGATCATCGTGGATACCCCTGACGCGCTGCTGGTTGCCAACCGGGACTGCACTCAGGATGTCAAGCACATCGTCGGTCAGCTAAAGCGGAACGGACACGAGAGCTACAAGATCCATAAGACTGCGCATCGCCCCTGGGGTACCTATACCGTCCTGGAGGAAAGCGACCGCTTCAAGATCAAGCGGATTGTGGTCAAGCCTGGTGCACAACTATCGCTGCAGATGCATCACCATCGAAGCGAGCATTGGATTGTGGTGAGTGGTACTGCTGATGTTGTCAATGGCGATCAGGTTATTTCGTTGCAGCCTAATCAATCGACCTATATTCCGGCAGGGCACAAGCATCGCCTGATCAATCCCGGTGTGATGGATCTTGTGTTGATTGAGGTTCAGTGTGGTGAGTATCTGGGCGAAGACGATATTGTTCGATTTGAAGATAAATATGGGCGGGCGAATTGA
- the rfbC gene encoding dTDP-4-dehydrorhamnose 3,5-epimerase: MKLTATPTALPEVLVIEPQVFSDSRGFFMESFNARAFEQATGIRRTFVQDNHSSSVRNVLRGLHFQVRHPQGKLLRVIAGEVFDVAVDVRTESPSFGQWVGVTLSAANKKQLWIPEGFAHGFLVLSELAEVLYKATDYWYPEHERTLLWSDPSVGVRWPLQGNPVLTAKDAAAKLLAEVAFEVIRPQ, translated from the coding sequence ATGAAACTCACCGCCACGCCCACCGCGCTGCCCGAAGTGCTGGTCATCGAGCCGCAGGTGTTCAGCGATTCGCGCGGCTTCTTCATGGAAAGCTTCAACGCGCGGGCGTTCGAGCAGGCGACTGGCATCCGGCGCACCTTTGTCCAGGACAACCATTCCAGCTCCGTGCGCAATGTCCTGCGGGGCTTGCACTTTCAGGTTCGGCATCCGCAAGGTAAATTGCTGCGGGTAATCGCGGGAGAAGTGTTCGACGTCGCGGTGGATGTCCGCACCGAGTCACCTTCCTTCGGCCAATGGGTGGGTGTGACGCTCTCGGCCGCAAACAAGAAGCAACTTTGGATACCGGAAGGCTTCGCGCACGGATTTCTGGTCTTGTCCGAGCTGGCCGAAGTCCTCTATAAAGCGACTGACTACTGGTACCCTGAGCACGAGCGCACGCTGTTGTGGAGTGATCCGTCGGTTGGTGTGCGCTGGCCCTTACAAGGTAATCCGGTCCTTACAGCGAAGGATGCGGCGGCCAAGTTGCTGGCCGAAGTAGCTTTCGAAGTTATACGACCTCAGTAG
- the rfbA gene encoding glucose-1-phosphate thymidylyltransferase RfbA — translation MRKGIILAGGSGTRLYPITRSVSKQLLPVYDKPMVYYPLSTLMLAGIRDILVISTPQDTSRFAEMLGDGSAWGINLQYAVQPSPDGLAQAFIIGKDFIGNHPSTLILGDNIFYGHDLVAQLRRSATQTDGATIFAYHVQDPERYGVVEFDKDFRAVSLEEKPRKPRSNYAVTGLYFYDNQVCDIAAGILPSARGELEITDVNNHYLQASQLDVEIMGRGYAWLDTGTHESLLEAASFIATLQNRQGLMVACPEEIAYRSQWITADKVAELAGSLGNNSYGKYLRQIIADPVK, via the coding sequence ATGCGTAAAGGCATCATCCTCGCCGGGGGTTCCGGCACCCGGCTCTACCCGATTACGCGGTCGGTATCGAAACAGCTGCTGCCGGTGTACGACAAGCCGATGGTCTACTATCCGCTGTCCACCCTGATGCTGGCCGGCATCCGCGACATCCTGGTCATCTCCACGCCGCAGGACACGTCGCGCTTCGCCGAGATGCTGGGCGACGGCAGCGCCTGGGGCATCAACCTTCAATATGCCGTGCAGCCATCGCCCGACGGGCTGGCGCAGGCCTTCATCATCGGCAAGGATTTCATCGGCAATCATCCGTCGACGCTGATCCTCGGCGATAACATCTTCTACGGCCACGATCTCGTGGCCCAGCTCAGGCGCTCCGCCACGCAGACCGATGGCGCCACGATATTCGCCTACCATGTACAGGATCCCGAGCGCTATGGCGTGGTGGAATTCGACAAGGACTTCCGCGCCGTGTCGCTGGAAGAAAAGCCGCGCAAGCCGCGCTCCAACTATGCGGTGACCGGTCTCTATTTCTATGACAATCAGGTCTGCGACATCGCCGCCGGGATCCTGCCATCGGCGAGGGGCGAGCTGGAGATCACCGACGTGAACAATCACTATCTGCAGGCCAGCCAGCTCGATGTCGAGATCATGGGCCGCGGCTATGCCTGGCTCGATACCGGCACGCATGAATCATTGCTGGAAGCGGCAAGCTTCATTGCTACGCTACAGAACCGGCAAGGCCTGATGGTGGCTTGCCCGGAAGAAATCGCTTACCGCAGTCAGTGGATCACCGCCGACAAAGTTGCCGAGCTTGCCGGATCGTTGGGCAACAACAGCTACGGCAAGTACCTGAGGCAAATCATTGCGGATCCGGTCAAATGA
- the rfbD gene encoding dTDP-4-dehydrorhamnose reductase yields the protein MPHSMETPTLLVTGSNGQVGFELRRSLAPLGHVVALDRSTCDFADPDQVRRALRTYRPDVIVNAAAYTAVDKAEAEPALAFAVNARAVEVLAEEARAMGSLLVHYSTDYVFDGRKDSPYVESDPVNPRSVYGKSKLAGEAAIATAGIPALILRTSWVAGAHGSNFAKTILRLARECGSLRVVADQHGAPTSAALIADATAQIIARHWLYGNRVDFAAGIYHLAAAGETTWHAYAKEVLRHAAARGVALRAGPDDIEGIAAAEYAAAAPRPSNSRLDTAKARQTFGIHLPPWEEGVRHLLDQILAERDFHA from the coding sequence ATGCCGCATAGCATGGAAACCCCCACGCTTCTCGTCACTGGCAGCAACGGGCAGGTCGGCTTCGAACTGCGACGCAGCCTGGCGCCGCTTGGCCATGTCGTGGCGCTCGATCGATCCACGTGCGACTTTGCCGACCCCGACCAGGTCCGCCGCGCGCTGCGCACATACCGTCCCGACGTGATCGTCAATGCCGCCGCCTATACCGCGGTCGACAAGGCGGAAGCCGAGCCCGCGCTTGCCTTTGCCGTCAATGCCAGGGCAGTGGAGGTGCTCGCCGAAGAAGCTCGCGCCATGGGGTCGCTGCTGGTTCACTATTCCACTGACTATGTGTTCGACGGCCGCAAGGACAGTCCCTATGTGGAAAGCGACCCCGTCAATCCGCGCTCGGTATATGGCAAGAGCAAGCTGGCCGGCGAAGCGGCGATCGCGACGGCAGGCATTCCTGCCCTGATTCTGCGCACGTCCTGGGTGGCGGGGGCGCACGGCAGTAATTTCGCCAAGACCATTCTGCGCCTTGCGCGCGAGTGCGGCAGTTTGAGGGTGGTGGCCGACCAGCATGGCGCGCCGACATCCGCCGCGCTGATCGCCGACGCAACGGCCCAGATCATTGCGCGCCACTGGCTGTATGGCAACCGAGTTGACTTTGCGGCGGGCATCTACCACCTGGCTGCTGCCGGCGAGACCACCTGGCATGCCTATGCGAAGGAAGTCCTGCGCCATGCGGCGGCACGGGGTGTCGCCCTGAGGGCCGGGCCCGACGATATCGAAGGCATTGCCGCGGCCGAGTACGCCGCCGCAGCGCCACGGCCGTCAAACTCCCGGCTAGATACGGCAAAGGCGCGCCAGACTTTTGGCATTCACCTTCCTCCATGGGAGGAAGGGGTGCGCCATCTGCTGGACCAGATCCTTGCTGAGCGAGACTTCCATGCGTAA